TTTCCGGGCAACATAGCGCTAGTGCTAGTGCTTTTTGTTCGCAAACTTTTGCTTCATGTTTGTAGGTGAAACATGCAAAACCACTGACTTCTCTGTGCAGTGCGAGCCTGCACTGTTGCCATTCGAACAGTTTGTTCGTGCTGTGCTGGTTTCTGCGAGCTTCATACCTGGTCTTTATTCTTTATCACTACATTACCTTTTTAATGCAAAAGCTCTGCATGAGGGTTTAGTCCTTGTAGTTCACCCCTGTGCCTGATGTGCCCTCCCCAAACAGCATTTCTAATTAAAGCACTCTGTCTTTACAGCAAACAAACACTAGTTACCAGCATGCCAACGGTTCTTCAACATCCGGAGCTTTGTATGTTTGCCTTGCCCAAATCTGTGGCTACAAACTGGATATAACGGTCACTGAAATGACACTGAAAGATTTCAGAGATCTTGTTCCAATACTTTTGTTATCTACCACAGTATGTGTCGTCATgatattatgtttgtttcatttcactttttgaaaatatttttgtttagaCTTCTCTGTAACCAAGCATTTTGTAACTGTGTAGGAAAGTGTCATAGAAATAAAAGTATTATTCACTCTGCTAGCACGCTTAAGGGTGTTTATGAACAATATTTGTAAAAGGTGTAATGTGTAAGCtgcaacattttatttacattcaatCACTGAGCAAGTCGAGTGAGAATCAGTCAGGTGAAAATctaattaaatgaatgaatctgTCTCTTTTGAAAAAACCAAAACCgtattaaaggtatactacgcACACATTTTCGGCTACTGTTTGTAAGCAGTATAGGCAGTGAAAGTggaagccaaccccagattcactgcACTTGACCAATCGCCTCactatgtttgtgttttgtttttttcggCGTGATGTCCGTGATTTTTGTCACTTCCTTTTGGATGTGTGTTGCTTACAGTCTgacacctggttgctacctttttataaactCCCTACCTCACCTACGTGCTGTGCCGACGTCCTGAACAAAGCAGATTAAGGAAAAATAATCTTATCTCAAATGAGCTTTTATCGATGTGTGCTGTGACTCAGGGCTCTCATGAGGCAAGATTAAACCAATCAAATAAGCTTTATTGGTAAagttagggatgcacaatactGATATATGCTCATGATTTTTTCTACCTAATTGCAGAGAACATCAAGTGTCTCCTGTAGTGGAAGTAACATATTATTGTGCCTACTGTTATCGTGTTGGCCCGCTGGCAGATGCAGACATAAAATACAGTGCTcataaaaatgtacatgtaaAACATGCCATGGCTATTTCTATGTAACATTTTCAAATTCATCCTACTTTAGCAGGCCTGGATGATGTTTTCACTGAAACAATCCTGACAACAGCATCAACCAGGGCACAAGTTATCATATCAGCctgtcatattggcagaaattttCATTTCAGACTGATGctggtattttattttaaagccttTAACAGTGGCCGTCGGTGTcttggtggtagagcaggcgccccatgtacaaggctgttgccacaatggcccgggttcgactccagcctgtggccctttgctgcatgtcactccctctctctctccccctttcacacttgtctgtcttgtccgttaaaggctaaaaatgcccaaaaaaatatctttaaaaaaaagcctttaaCTGTGCTTTTTGTTGGCATGTGATGATGTGctaatattattgtgcatccctggTATCAGTCTTAAGGTAACATTAATGCCCAGGCTAAATCACATGCTAttaaatacaacacacacacattttcatcagATCAATAGTGTAGAGTTATGTCCCtttacaaacacagagagaaaatagaACAAAGTTAAACAACTTCACTCaaactcaactcaaatttatttataaagcacatttaaaaataactcacgctgaccaaagtgctgcacaaacgGAATAAATTGCTTGATAATCTGTTATAATACAGGAGCAGGAATACAGGCAGTAgaagtcattttaaaaaggcTGTCCACATGAGGGTGCTGTGGGGACAAAACTTTTAGAGGGACAGAGATAATCTGAGTCTAAACACACACGATACAGGATTCACTGTAAAGACCATAgttcacaaaataatgacatctgtatttttttctgactaTATTTTTgcaaaacaatgcaaaatataCAACATGAAATGTATACAGTAGTAAATGAACAATAtatacacaataaaacaacattaaatgGTTACaaacatgtcaataattatGTAGAAAAAAGACATACAGACACAATTACCGCAGTCTACATGGCGACAATATATGTGATATTATCAGATTAAAGTAAAGGTAGACCTGTGTATTCCTGTGGTCCATTCTGACCTGTATCAGTGAGATACCTGTTATGTAACAACAATGTGCGTCAGACACAGTCTGTGGCGTCAGATGTTGATGAGATACAGTACACTACATACACTGTGGGACAAGCTGCATGACTGACTACACGGGAGATTACAACATGTCAGTAGGAAAAGGTGTAATATTATAAGATTAATGATGgttgaattccatttagctgctgcaGTTTTGGCGACCAGGTATTGTGCCTGCTGGCTCACTGCCACACTGGCTTGGCTTACAGGGACACTGGAACAGAACaaagccattgttaatgttattaattaataatacctgtgcttttcctacgcAAATGTATCCAGCTTTATACCTTACTATATCGTGGGCCCTAATTCACTACATTTATTCGACAGCTATCACTTGTTACTTTGCGGTAGGGTTGACATAATATCAGTTTTTACTGCACGATATTGGAAAAATAATTCACAATAATGATAGTATAGCAATATCTGtagaaatgtttaaaataataataacgcCGTCAGTCAAATTCATCTTTGGTCATTGTATGTTTTGTCTACTTTCGGGTAACTGAATTACAggcaaaataaaagtgtatggAGTTGGGCAGGGAGACAAAGCAAGAGCAGAGAGAAAGTGAAATGATCTAAGAGGCactggattatttacacaatattatTATGCATGTATGATATCATGATATCAATATTTCATTGTTTGTAGTCCAGCATATCTCAACACCCCTACTTCAGAGATTGAGATGTTACATGGAAAACATATCATGACTatgtaaaatatgatgcattgttgCAGATTAAAGtacccaaaaataaataattcaaaattAACTCCACCTTGATcagataaacaataaaatgcagtatatatgtttatacatttgtaacaataagaaaataataTGAATAGTCCTAAAATAGTTTAACACTAGCAGGTGCGGCTCTGCAGTATCACTCTTCACACTTAACATTTAACAGATAATAGGCTACTCTTTGTCTTTACTGAAGTGAGACACTGAATGCAGGAGTTTGTCCAGGTCTTTCACTAATGAACATCTACACTGTGTCACTGCTACTTCTACGTCCAGCTCTTCTTCCACCATTGCCAATAATATATACATAATGTTTTGACAGTATGATATGATATTGTTATTCATATCCTGTATAACGAGTACTTATACTTTTGTTACTATAAGCCTCAAATAACAATTGGTCCAACAGAAAAGGGCAACCTCCAGTCCGGTAGGTGGCAGCACCTGGCGTTAGTCATGAAGCTAACGTTACGTACGATGTCCTGTTTAcaaacagaggaagaaagacGGTAACATTAGCTTGAAGTTGTGTCGTATTATTAAAGGAATAAATAAGTTATTTGACTATCTTGCGTCGTCACCTGGATTATGTTTTAACGCGGCGTGATACTGGGTAATATTTCTGAGTTTGGTGCCCTTTTACTATTTGAAATTAAGACACTTCCGTTTGtctaaatgctaatgctaacctAGGCTAAAGCTTCGTTAGCTCACAACCTCAACCGTAGCCTACTAACTTTTTTGTTAAGGCTGGCGTTACAAAAGCTGGTTGCCGGCCAGTGAGGTATATTGACGCACTGTAAATTTGGCAAAATATAATCTGTGAAAATCGTTTTGTAGTATGAACCAGACTGAAAACCGCTTGCACTTGTAGCAACTGTTAATTAGGATGCTAGCTTACCACATAGTTGAATAGATTCATTATTAAACACATAAGTAATAGAAGAACGCCATTGACTTTTAGCGTTAGCTTGCCGGTGTGCTGCCATAGCAAGAGCATATAGATTTCCTTGTTTAAAATAGGAGTGTGTTTTTCAGATTGACTTCTTTGAAATGAGAGTGAACTGATTAAACCTGCAGTCACTCCTCATGGCTGCTTTAGGCTTTACTCCTGCCAGCGGGCAGGATCTTTTTAGCATTGAAACACCCCATCAATCCAGCTCTATAACAAGCAGTGGAGTTACTGGGGAAGAGGTTAGACACTTCTACGAGAATTTAACGAAAGATGATAAAGGGCAAGATGTATCAAGAAGTCCAATTTGCAAGAAGGATTGTGGCAAAGAGCATCAGAGtaagcagaggagcagagagtcCAGTAGAAGGCGGAGGAGGAGAGCCAGGGCTGCAGAGATGCAGCAGGGTCAGACTGAGTCTGTAGTGCAAAGAGGGAACAGTGGTGGAAGTGATGGCAACCCAAGAGGAGAGACAAGCAACTCAGAAAGGTCCATGATGCTACTGGGGCTCAGGTTTCTGCGCTGTGCCCATGAGGGGGACGTCTCGAGCCTCAGAGACCTGCTCTCAAAAGGAGTTGACATCAATTTCCAGGTACAATACTTACtgctcagtgtgttttcagtttaggAAATATTTGTTTAATGTCCTGACCATCTCCCCTCCAGGATACCTACTTTTGGACAGCAATGATGTGTGCAAGCTGGTCAGGACAAAGAGCTGCAGTGAGGCTGCTGCTACAACATGGAGCAGCCTGGGTTGGAGTGGTTGATACACAGGGCAGGGATGCCAAAGAACTGGCGCTGGAATGTAGGACTTCAAATCTCCTATTGGTAACTTCaaagttctgtgtttgtgtgtacagtgAAGTAAAActcatgccttttttttctccacagcgGGCCACAATGAGGTTTTAGAAGAGTTGGAGAGCTATGAGAGaactacagagagagagacaccgTCATCTGAAAGCAGGTTAGTACACTCACAATTGTGTACAGTTTAAACCACATCAGCCAAATGTGAATTCATTTCAAACAGTCTGTACAATAGATGATGTCAGACTTGTTATTTACTGAAACAGAAACATGGACACTTCCTACATCCGATAAATAGAACTCTTACTGAACTGCACTTTTCCAAAATTTCCCAAACTATCCACccaaatattttgttaaaattttAGGTTAGAAGTACACCATGCAGCAGAAGTTTAGGGGAGAGGTGGTAAACATTATTATGTAAATGTTCATTTGTTATATCTGGCAGGGATGTGTTGATTTCCTAGAATTAAATCATGTGGTAAACACAGAGATCAATCAAGTGACATAGTCTGCCTGTGTGTTGCTCCCCATTTTCACTTTGTGTGTTAAATCATACCAACCCCAGGCTCATCTATTCCCTGGAAACAACCACCAAAAAAACACGGGGGTCCACCATAGCAATACACAGAAATATTGATATATCAACATGTTAGAACCAGACGAATACTGGATTTTTAAAGCAGATATCAATATTTAAGAggtgggttgttttttttgggggggggggggttcagagagagagagagagagagagagagagagagagagagagaacatatCATATCAAAGTATCTATGTCCTGAACAGTTTTGATTATGTTCACTTGGATTCATTTACCTGAGAATTATGCTCAAGATGTGTACTGAGCTCAgcattttacagttgaaaaatatACCTAATTATCAGCTGACATATATGTTGACACAAAGGTTGAAGGCAGGAGTTGGCCCATAAAGATTTTCTTGGAAGCATGAGTAACCAGGAAACTGATTTTACATAACCATCAattagaaacactgaatcacaGGTCAAATGGCAACATGAAAGGCCTCGCACATGTGCAGTGACTGATTACGTCTCTGCTCGTGTTGACAGTGGGCGGAGCTATGATAAGAATAACTTGAAGTCACAGGACTCCGTGTTACAATAAAAATGTTCCACCCTGAGTTAATTGGTGAGTGAGGGAGATGTTGGTCATGTATGAGCTGTGCCCCAAAATCATACTACATACTAACTCTACTCCTTATATACAGCGCACTAATCCTCATAGTGTATTGTTTTAGTAGTTAATTTACACAAATATCATCATATCATACTTAACCATATAACACTAATAGGAAATTATTCAATTCTTGGCATGTTGGATGTCAGTCGATCTGCAGTTTAGGAAAGTTACTGTCAATTAAACCTCACAGAGAGACTTCAGAATGTTTCCTTCTAAGATTTAAtacttatgttttgttttgtttttttggagccatttCACCTCTAGAACATTTTCAGCTTTGAGCTGTTCCTCCATTTCCTTTGTGCGTTGCATCGTTGGAAAATAGTGTGCAGCAGAAGCTCACAAACGCCGGCCGTGTTGTGTACTCACATCATCTGctttatataaaaatgaattttaaagCTAATCTGAAACTTCAGCTGTCCAAACTAGACAAATCAAGTGGATGTCTGTCAAGACTAGAACCTTTCTGTACCAGTTTCAGTTTGCAACAGGGAAACACAAAGTGGGAAGATCCACATTTGGTCTGACTAACTCATGGATAGGCAACCTGAGACTCTGGAGCCACATGCAACTCTTTAACCCCTCTCTAGTGGCTCCCTGTTGATTTCATCAAAATGGCAATGAATATggatattacattttttttattttaattttcatttatataAGCCCAAAGAAATTTTAGTCtccagttgtaaaaatgtgcagcCTTTACACcgaataataatttttaaaaaaaaggtttaaaattTCAACAACTAAAATCTGCATCATACTTCCAAGCCTTGCACCTTTCCCTCTAAATGCAGACCtctataaagacatttttagtCTCCCTAGCCAGGCTAACTATGGGCTCCAACTCCAAAAGGGaaaagtctcagaggaaaatagagaattaCATAGTGCCTGTACAGACCGATTTTGTTTGCATTCACTGCCAACTGTTTAAAGTTAAAGTATCACATAATCATGAATAGCCACTGAAGAGGAGGCGCCTTGATGTAAAACATATGAATGAATTTGCATTTAGACTTATtaatgttgataggctaatttaaatttaacagcctgtgttaccttcattataaggctcaaatatctTTTGTGGCTCCAGTCAGATTTTTTAGTCATTATTTTCAGTCAGAAATGGCTCATTTGATAGTAAATGTTGCTGACTCTTTGACTAGGTTAACCTGCTGAAGCCTCATATTACTTAAGATAAACTTTggtgacgttttttttttacacagaatgaGGGCTGTGTTCGTTTGTCTCCCGTCATTTACACAGTAGGAGCATTAAGAGATTTTTAATGGTCAGTATAAACAGGACGAAAGCGGTGTAAATGCACATATGGGCACCTGACTGTTGTTTTAAGACAAATGGGAATCTGTTTCTTTTACACTTCTCCTCTCACTAACGCTGTGTCTTCTTCTGTCTGCCCTCAGTGCCCCACAGGCTCAgtggtgtgacgtgtgtggtagCAAGTACAGCAGCAGCCTGTCATCACATCTGTCCTCCACTCTACATCAGTTCAGTCTGCgacatgctccacccaccccGTACTACTGCCTGCCCCCCTCCAGCAACAGCTACAAGATGATGGTGCGCTGCGGCTGGAAACCCGGGACAGGACTGGGGCCAGAGGGAGAGGGGCCTAAACAGCCAGTGCCAAC
The window above is part of the Epinephelus moara isolate mb chromosome 5, YSFRI_EMoa_1.0, whole genome shotgun sequence genome. Proteins encoded here:
- the gpank1 gene encoding G patch domain and ankyrin repeat-containing protein 1, yielding MAALGFTPASGQDLFSIETPHQSSSITSSGVTGEEVRHFYENLTKDDKGQDVSRSPICKKDCGKEHQSKQRSRESSRRRRRRARAAEMQQGQTESVVQRGNSGGSDGNPRGETSNSERSMMLLGLRFLRCAHEGDVSSLRDLLSKGVDINFQDTYFWTAMMCASWSGQRAAVRLLLQHGAAWVGVVDTQGRDAKELALESGHNEVLEELESYERTTERETPSSESSAPQAQWCDVCGSKYSSSLSSHLSSTLHQFSLRHAPPTPYYCLPPSSNSYKMMVRCGWKPGTGLGPEGEGPKQPVPTVLKRDQKGLGYGQMKRAKVTHFQARDCDAVKLPSKEKEERVGKGQRKEESRRKEQKDKNWERDFRASFYL